The Cydia strobilella chromosome 26, ilCydStro3.1, whole genome shotgun sequence sequence ataaaaaCTAACTCCGGCTCGTACCAGAACTTAAtgttaccagtcgcttttcggcgaaggaaaacatcgtgtgGAAACCGGACTAACAAGGTCGAGTTtcccctttgggttggaaggtcagatggcagatgctttcgtaaaaactaatcAGGCTGAGCTTAAGTTGGgctgtggcaaaatgccgggataacgcgaggacgATGAAAGGCGCCATCTAGTTTTAACATTtatacttagtgccagttgcaccatccgcacttgacagactgatcaacgtcacccggcgcgccgcggcggtttactgtgaaattttccatacaataaatttttgcgaactctttaaccaTGACAGACAGTTTGATGCAACCGACCTTAAGTCAGTCCATAAGTCCTGTCACAAAGGTTTTccctaataaaaaaccggccaagtgcgagtcggactcgcgcacgtagggttccgtaccattacgcaaaaaaacggcaaaaaaatcacgtttgttgtatgggagccccacttaattatttgttttactctgtttttagtatttgttgttatagcggcaacagaaatatcggttcataagatacagcctggtgacagacggacagacagtggagtcttaataaaaaacaaaaaaataaaaaatcatttattcactTTGTTACAGTAAACTGCAAGGAATAATACAGAAGATGGAGATGATGCGATGGCTGATATCTCGGCTCGTGACCGCGCGCTCGGACTACGACTGGCTGTCGGACCCGGATCACCGTCTGAGAGCGCTCAAGATGGCGCGCGAGACAAACACCATCGAGGCTTATACTGGAATGTAGCTAAAAAgctttaaatatatgaatattgaAAATTGTTGGTCTTTTAATAACCTACAACATTTGAAATTTGGGACGCACGGATCGGGGATACAGAAcaatgataaatataactcaataatagatggatacagtctaagaaaaaacgtgcctcgaaaatcaagaaaatttgattctcgatcagatggcgccactacctttggcctactctcgtatagatggagttgacggttttgtttgttattttacaattttaacgcgtatcagtgacagaacatgtgtcaaaataatataaaaatattgcaaaaaaaaatatttatccatatataatagttattcacgatacaagtgcgtaaaagaggaaattcaaaacgagcggcgataaattaaaacacgaccgaagggagtgttttaaatcgacacgagttgcgaattacctgttcgcacgtgtatcgtacaatgttttacagtacatatggcagttaaaatttttgacatagttacgaaatgtgctaatttacgcactagtgcggaaaagtagcaccattgtactgtaaatacattttttgatatttttagttttaatcgtgtgtcgatagatggcagtgacttTACTagggctacaaaatttactacgacagtaccactctatcctattatattctctttgataggaataaaattattctcatttatcccCTCTTTGGTTTATGTCAGACGGGGACAGAAGGGAATACACCTTTTTTATTTCGGAGTTTACATCTAGTAGGGGCTGAGCGTCTATTGAACTCAATTTCCATCAGATTACCagtaccaaagagaattaagtagacaaaGTGCTCAcgccatacatcagttttgttaccaaaagactattattttcgtagtcgatatctagcgtcaagtagagaggaattatcagtactgttactcgacaatagatgtcgcgacgaacggaaagtctaatgctcaacaattttcagctaatattataaccggattaaccagaaccctattttcaactcctgcttATAATATAAGCTGTAacagttcttgactatattatctttaataacagtgcttccgatacacgaattatgacacttcgctcgatacaattaatttccaaagtaacctctaactcggacttttaatccaactttactcggttatttattatgtgatactataaacaaaaaaaggaaaaaaacaatcttaacgtaaatagtaatttgatagctttcgaatttcgatattgttaggtaacgtttttaaaataaataaaaatcgacaaaattcgatcaaatttgacactatagcggcgccaaaatttgttgttattcattaacccttaccttactcctttttctataactaccattgtaccgagctttaagtgtttagtgagtaagttcttttttgtaactgaagtggcgctgtttgtagaaggtctttacaataaatgtcttttctttctctttctttcaaaaaaaaaatcggattttttatcaaataaatctgatttaaatcaaattaatcggattattatgattgttttataaaaatcatgatttttatCAACCCTGAAATATTGTAGCCAAATTGACAACTAAATAAATGGCGCTCATGCGTTTTGCGGCACCTAGATTATCAAACGTTGCAGTGCCACACTATTTTACTGTTTCTTACAGGATTTATTGGATATAAAACTTAGAAGTATTCCATCGTCtgtagtaataaaaaatattttaatttgaaaatggACTTCAAAAAATCGCAAGACATcataaaaaaagaatatttttacaataatttcctgataatagaatattttttcctTCTACCTTCACCTTTCTCTTCTAGAACTATACCTTCAAAATCCATGATCACAGACTTGATACACAAAACTTCATCCTTAGAGAGAAAGGGTAAATCAAATTTGGCATATTCGTTTTTCCCTGTAAGATCTTGGCACATTTTGCGTACGTCGTTTTCGAATCCCTGTTCAACATCATAGACAATACTTTCTTTTTTCGCAGGCGTCGACTGGAACGCGTTCTGCCACAGCTCTTTTTCTTTTACCGCTGTCTTTTTCAGATACTCATCCAATTCAGCCAATGTTTTACCAATATCCTTGTTTCTAGGCTCCAGTTTTAAAGCTTTCATGTAATATTTCAATGCTTCTTCGTTGTTTCCTAATAATTGATACGCTTTTCCGTAGTAAAATAATGCTTTACAATGCTTGTCAACATCTGACACATAATCTAAATTTTCTAGCATCGAAATGGCGTAGTTTGGTTTGTTAAGTTTACAATGACACATAGCTAAGTTGACATAGGTGTTAATCctaaactttttaatattttcctccTGCAGCTCATTTTCTGGGTTGGCAGAATTGAGTATTAACATGGAGTGCTGGTAGTTGTTCCTGGCcggtttgtattttttcttcgtGAATAGTTTTTTTGCTTCCGCATGCAAACTTTCAACTGTCTTCATGATGTTCTCGTACTTCTTCTGTTCTTCCTTCGGAAGGCTGTTGAACCTGAAAAATAATTgagtaatcatttattttaatctagTACGGGGCCACACGGAACGAcccgcctcgcgaggaaattgccacGCGAATAAACTCGGTCTGGGTAAACGGGCCTCAATAAAGCATTGCAACCGCGCGAGCTATGCCTCGG is a genomic window containing:
- the LOC134753294 gene encoding inactive peptidyl-prolyl cis-trans isomerase shutdown-like codes for the protein MDEANNVADALEEPIQFSKGINLKELLTSKTEFCIDLDYKNTHTHTLKADPLLNDDLFGVDELDDDDEDGDILKTLEQTTEYGMLSSPEYHSFDELAAKMTDCIPTGECKMLVLEEGDSKNPLVPYDAEVTIHYAAYWEKEKIPFDSTLTMNFGKPQKHRLGDGRLIPGLEIALTLVRRPAARLLVLLQPALAWGERGVPPRIRAERVLFVITLYDVQDRSTPEQFNSLPKEEQKKYENIMKTVESLHAEAKKLFTKKKYKPARNNYQHSMLILNSANPENELQEENIKKFRINTYVNLAMCHCKLNKPNYAISMLENLDYVSDVDKHCKALFYYGKAYQLLGNNEEALKYYMKALKLEPRNKDIGKTLAELDEYLKKTAVKEKELWQNAFQSTPAKKESIVYDVEQGFENDVRKMCQDLTGKNEYAKFDLPFLSKDEVLCIKSVIMDFEGIVLEEKGEGRRKKYSIIRKLL